Proteins from a single region of Symphalangus syndactylus isolate Jambi chromosome 12, NHGRI_mSymSyn1-v2.1_pri, whole genome shotgun sequence:
- the LOC134734714 gene encoding cornifin-A, which produces MSSQQQKQPCTPPPQLQQQQVKQPCQLPPQEPCIPKTKEPCHPKVPEPCHPKVPEPCHPKVPEPCQPKVPEPCPSTVTPAPAQQKIKQK; this is translated from the coding sequence ATGAGTTCCCAGCAGCAGAAGCAGCCCTGCACCCCACCCCCTCAGCTTCAGCAGCAGCAGGTGAAACAGCCTTGCCAGCTTCCACCCCAGGAACCATGCATCCCCAAAACCAAGGAGCCCTGCCACCCCAAGGTGCCTGAGCCCTGCCACCCCAAGGTGCCTGAGCCCTGCCACCCCAAAGTGCCTGAGCCCTGCCAGCCCAAGGTGCCTGAGCCCTGCCCTTCAACGGTCACTCCAGCACCAGCCCAGCAGAAGATCAAGCAGAAGTAA